A window of Brachybacterium fresconis contains these coding sequences:
- a CDS encoding CsbD family protein — MSNEEKFENAKDKLGGQAKEGLGKLTGDKEAETEGQAEQGKADLKDKAQDARDTVKGAAEGMFGNKDKTD, encoded by the coding sequence ATGAGCAACGAAGAGAAGTTCGAGAACGCGAAGGACAAGCTGGGCGGCCAGGCCAAGGAAGGCCTCGGCAAGCTGACCGGCGACAAAGAAGCCGAGACCGAGGGCCAGGCCGAGCAGGGCAAGGCCGACCTGAAGGACAAGGCCCAGGACGCCCGCGACACCGTCAAGGGCGCGGCCGAGGGCATGTTCGGGAACAAGGACAAGACCGACTGA
- a CDS encoding aconitate hydratase yields the protein MARNVAQKLIAAHLVEGSLDPGSEIGLRVDQTLTQDATGTMVMLELEAMGLDRIRTELSVQYVDHNLLQTDEKNPDDHLFLQSAAERFGLWFSKAGNGVSHPVHQAHFGRPGALLIGSDSHTCAAGALGMLAIGVGGLEIAMAMAGQPLYVSTPEIWGVELTGSLPDWVSAKDVVLEMLRRHGVKGGVGRVIEYHGDGLKQLTAMDRHVIANMGAELGATATVFPADDAARTYLEAVGRADEYERWEADEGATYDVTEHIDLSSLEPLIAKPSSPGNVVTVASVVGEDVSQVVVGSSANPGLRDFAVVGEILDGQQIAPGMSLDINPTSREVLADLISGGWLTSLVTAGGRIHQSGCMGCIGMGQAPATGRNSLRTMPRNFPGRSGTEEDAVWLCSPETAAAAALTGKITDPRTLETSHDLAYPRPTMPEFYSTVDDMLMPPLPPEEAAKVELVKGPNISKLPDFSPVEDDLRVPALLVMGDNVSTDEIMPAGSRVLPFRSNIPKIADFSFVRIDETYPQRAKDAEQGHVVIAGENYGQGSSREHAVIAPRYLGLRAVIAKSFARIHWQNLANFGILGLAFDDPADIEQCTQGDEVVLSGIHDALRAGREITAQIGGREVGLHHDLSPRQVDMILAGGRIPLAAQEM from the coding sequence TTGGCACGCAACGTCGCACAGAAGCTCATCGCCGCACACCTCGTCGAGGGATCGCTCGACCCGGGTTCCGAGATCGGCCTGCGGGTCGACCAGACGCTCACCCAGGACGCCACCGGCACCATGGTGATGCTCGAGCTCGAGGCGATGGGCCTGGACCGGATCCGCACCGAGCTGTCGGTCCAGTACGTCGACCACAACCTCCTGCAGACCGACGAGAAGAACCCCGACGACCACCTGTTCCTGCAGTCCGCGGCCGAGCGCTTCGGCCTGTGGTTCTCGAAGGCCGGCAACGGGGTCTCCCATCCCGTCCACCAGGCCCACTTCGGTCGTCCCGGCGCGCTGCTGATCGGCTCCGACTCCCACACCTGCGCGGCCGGCGCGCTGGGGATGCTCGCCATCGGCGTCGGCGGCCTCGAGATCGCGATGGCGATGGCCGGCCAGCCGCTGTACGTCTCGACCCCGGAGATCTGGGGCGTGGAGCTGACCGGGTCGCTGCCGGACTGGGTCAGCGCCAAGGACGTGGTGCTGGAGATGCTGCGCCGCCACGGCGTCAAGGGCGGCGTCGGCCGCGTCATCGAATACCACGGCGACGGGCTGAAGCAGCTGACCGCGATGGACCGCCACGTCATCGCGAACATGGGTGCCGAGCTGGGCGCCACCGCGACGGTCTTCCCCGCCGACGACGCGGCGCGCACCTACCTCGAGGCCGTCGGCCGCGCCGACGAGTACGAGCGCTGGGAGGCCGACGAGGGCGCCACCTACGACGTCACCGAGCACATCGACCTCTCGTCCCTGGAGCCGCTGATCGCCAAGCCCTCCTCCCCCGGCAACGTCGTCACCGTCGCCTCGGTGGTCGGCGAGGACGTCTCCCAGGTGGTCGTCGGCTCCTCGGCGAATCCCGGTCTGCGGGACTTCGCGGTGGTCGGCGAGATCCTCGACGGCCAGCAGATCGCCCCCGGCATGTCCCTGGACATCAACCCGACCTCCCGCGAGGTCCTCGCCGACCTGATCTCGGGCGGCTGGCTGACTTCGCTGGTCACCGCCGGGGGGCGCATCCACCAGTCCGGCTGCATGGGCTGCATCGGGATGGGGCAGGCGCCGGCGACCGGCCGCAACTCCCTGCGCACCATGCCGCGGAACTTCCCCGGCCGCTCCGGCACCGAGGAGGACGCCGTGTGGCTGTGCTCGCCCGAGACCGCCGCGGCCGCGGCCCTGACCGGGAAGATCACCGATCCACGCACGCTGGAGACCAGCCACGACCTCGCGTACCCGCGCCCCACTATGCCGGAGTTCTACTCGACGGTGGACGACATGCTGATGCCGCCCCTGCCGCCGGAGGAGGCCGCGAAGGTCGAGCTGGTCAAGGGGCCGAACATCTCGAAGCTGCCGGACTTCTCCCCCGTCGAGGACGATCTGAGGGTGCCGGCTCTGCTGGTGATGGGCGACAACGTCTCGACCGACGAGATCATGCCGGCCGGCTCCCGGGTGCTGCCCTTCCGCAGCAACATCCCCAAGATCGCCGACTTCTCCTTCGTCCGCATCGACGAGACCTACCCCCAGCGTGCCAAGGACGCCGAGCAGGGGCACGTGGTGATCGCCGGGGAGAACTACGGGCAGGGGTCCTCTCGCGAGCACGCCGTGATCGCCCCGCGCTACCTGGGGCTGCGTGCGGTGATCGCGAAGTCCTTCGCGCGGATCCACTGGCAGAACCTCGCCAACTTCGGGATCCTCGGCCTCGCGTTCGACGATCCCGCCGACATTGAGCAGTGCACGCAGGGTGACGAGGTGGTCCTCAGCGGGATCCACGACGCCCTGCGCGCCGGGCGGGAGATCACCGCGCAGATCGGCGGTCGCGAGGTGGGTCTGCACCATGACCTCTCGCCGCGGCAGGTCGACATGATCCTCGCCGGCGGGCGGATCCCGCTGGCGGCGCAGGAGATGTGA
- a CDS encoding 3-deoxy-7-phosphoheptulonate synthase, producing MTVLDTAPTAVPGVRTASPAAPGTGATAPTTAPDRHIANYTPLPTPAELLAELPLDPDRAELVARSRDAIRDVLDGSDDRLLVLVGPCSIHDPDAGLEYARLLADAQEDLSGDLLLVMRTYFEKPRTTVGWKGLINDPHLNGSHDIATGLRAARAFLRDVTALGLPCATEFLEPISPQYIADLISWGAIGARTTESQIHRQLASGLSMPIGFKNGTDGDIQVALDAVAAVSAPQAFLGIGADGRASLVSTTGNPDVSLILRGGSTGANWGPGPVRAAAERLTEQGLAPRLLIDASHGNSGKDHRRQAEVAASLADQVAVDGAAIAGIMLESNLVAGAQSLDVDAGPAELVRGQSVTDKCMDWEVSDGVLRALAGGVRRRRVARAR from the coding sequence ATGACCGTTCTCGACACCGCCCCCACCGCCGTTCCCGGCGTGCGCACGGCATCCCCCGCCGCCCCCGGCACGGGCGCCACGGCCCCCACCACCGCTCCCGACCGCCACATCGCGAACTACACGCCGCTGCCCACCCCGGCCGAGCTCCTCGCCGAGCTGCCGCTGGATCCCGACCGTGCCGAGCTGGTCGCGCGCAGCCGGGACGCGATCCGCGACGTGCTCGACGGCTCCGACGACCGCCTGCTGGTGCTCGTCGGCCCCTGCTCGATCCACGACCCCGACGCCGGCCTCGAATACGCCCGCCTGCTCGCCGACGCGCAGGAGGACCTGAGCGGCGACCTGCTGCTGGTGATGCGCACCTACTTCGAGAAGCCGCGCACCACCGTCGGCTGGAAGGGCCTGATCAACGACCCGCATCTGAACGGCAGCCATGACATCGCCACCGGTCTGCGCGCGGCGCGTGCTTTCCTGCGGGACGTCACCGCGCTCGGTCTGCCCTGCGCGACCGAGTTCCTCGAGCCGATCAGCCCGCAGTACATCGCTGACCTCATCAGCTGGGGCGCGATCGGGGCCCGGACCACCGAGAGCCAGATCCACCGCCAGCTCGCCTCGGGGTTGTCGATGCCGATCGGCTTCAAGAACGGCACCGACGGCGACATCCAGGTCGCACTCGACGCGGTCGCGGCGGTCTCGGCCCCACAGGCCTTCCTCGGCATCGGGGCCGACGGGCGGGCGAGCCTGGTGTCCACCACCGGTAACCCGGACGTCTCCCTCATCCTGCGCGGCGGGTCGACCGGCGCGAACTGGGGCCCGGGACCCGTGCGCGCCGCTGCCGAGCGCCTGACCGAGCAGGGCCTCGCCCCGCGCCTGCTCATCGACGCCAGCCACGGCAACAGCGGCAAGGACCATCGGCGTCAGGCGGAGGTCGCCGCCTCGCTGGCCGATCAGGTCGCCGTCGACGGCGCGGCGATCGCCGGGATCATGCTCGAGAGCAATCTCGTCGCCGGCGCGCAGAGCCTCGACGTCGACGCCGGACCCGCCGAGCTCGTCCGTGGGCAGTCCGTCACCGACAAGTGCATGGACTGGGAGGTCTCCGACGGGGTGCTGCGCGCGCTCGCCGGGGGAGTGCGGCGGCGCCGGGTCGCGCGGGCGCGGTGA
- a CDS encoding phosphotransferase family protein: MPSTSDAWDLDPALRAWLSPLIGEVSLVRPLIGGITGQMLQLRRADGHGDVVVRRWSGDRTWEHDMVRRETAGLDAVAGADLPIPSLLVADAEGATSGRPTTLTRFLPGQVELAPLDLRAWVRRLAAMLTRIHAVPPPMLGPCELWASSELSWLEQGGDPGLARAARELAARPTDPARAVLSHGDYQHFNVLWQGECISAVVDWPTVGLADRGLDVGHCRLNLAVLFSADAAMRFLDAYEELAGVRVDPAPDLQRLLNFGPNWPEFIPLQVAGRRAVDGPGMAGRVRETISRTMHRAG, encoded by the coding sequence ATGCCCTCGACCTCCGATGCCTGGGACCTCGATCCTGCGCTGCGCGCCTGGCTCTCCCCCCTCATCGGCGAGGTCTCGCTGGTGCGTCCGCTGATCGGCGGCATCACCGGGCAGATGCTGCAACTGCGGCGCGCGGACGGCCACGGTGACGTCGTCGTGCGGCGCTGGTCCGGGGACAGGACCTGGGAGCACGACATGGTCCGCCGCGAGACGGCCGGACTGGACGCCGTGGCTGGCGCCGACCTACCGATCCCGTCGCTGCTCGTTGCCGATGCCGAAGGGGCCACCTCCGGGCGACCGACGACGCTCACCCGCTTCCTGCCCGGCCAGGTGGAACTCGCTCCCCTCGACCTGCGCGCCTGGGTGCGCCGGCTCGCCGCGATGCTCACACGGATCCACGCCGTGCCGCCGCCGATGCTCGGCCCCTGCGAGCTGTGGGCCTCCTCCGAGTTGTCCTGGCTGGAACAGGGCGGCGACCCGGGGCTCGCCCGCGCCGCCCGCGAGCTCGCCGCGCGGCCCACCGATCCCGCTCGCGCCGTGCTCAGCCATGGCGACTACCAGCACTTCAACGTGCTCTGGCAGGGCGAGTGCATCTCGGCGGTGGTGGACTGGCCCACCGTCGGTCTCGCGGACCGCGGACTGGATGTCGGCCATTGCCGGCTCAACCTCGCCGTGCTGTTCTCCGCGGATGCCGCGATGCGGTTCCTCGACGCCTACGAGGAACTGGCCGGAGTGAGGGTCGATCCGGCGCCCGACCTCCAGCGCCTGCTGAACTTCGGCCCGAACTGGCCCGAATTCATCCCGCTCCAGGTCGCCGGGCGTCGAGCGGTCGACGGACCGGGGATGGCCGGCCGGGTCCGCGAGACGATCTCGCGCACTATGCATCGGGCAGGCTGA
- a CDS encoding VOC family protein, with protein sequence MSASLSVFTLYRDPMAAVSWLVEAFGFEVVNSFGAEEGTIDHAELRLGDAVVMVQAALDGQGPAPEAEGSTSRAPVLSLDDEASVGALYERVSAAGARTLHAPGTTPWGNYRFEVLDPEGHQWSVGSYRPGMSW encoded by the coding sequence GTGTCCGCATCCCTGTCCGTCTTCACCCTGTACCGCGATCCGATGGCGGCCGTGTCCTGGCTCGTCGAGGCCTTCGGCTTCGAGGTGGTCAACAGCTTCGGTGCCGAGGAGGGGACGATCGATCACGCCGAACTGCGACTCGGCGACGCGGTCGTCATGGTGCAGGCCGCCCTCGACGGTCAGGGCCCCGCGCCCGAGGCGGAGGGCTCGACCAGCCGCGCGCCCGTGCTCTCGCTCGACGACGAGGCGTCCGTCGGCGCCCTGTACGAGCGGGTCAGCGCCGCCGGTGCCCGCACCCTGCACGCCCCGGGGACGACGCCCTGGGGCAACTATCGCTTCGAGGTGCTCGACCCCGAGGGGCACCAGTGGTCGGTGGGCAGCTACCGGCCCGGCATGTCCTGGTGA
- a CDS encoding DUF5701 family protein: protein MPTRADLSDEALRAAVAQWGSDRTDALLAIRPDLAPPSALAPLLRRGDKPGFVVEDMTDVDRFAPTGVELTGEALYLVEGLDHGDDFENASPAEALAELTTRGRTPLLLSEGIHWVLQQPEALERNHCFMTIGSRMTTATGKLDSRTPALWISNGTGRDGKERKDSPKLGWCWWNNRHTWLGIASAAGRSGG from the coding sequence GTGCCCACCCGCGCCGACCTCTCCGACGAGGCGTTGCGGGCGGCCGTCGCGCAGTGGGGGAGCGACCGTACCGATGCCCTGCTCGCGATCCGTCCGGACCTCGCGCCCCCGTCGGCCCTCGCTCCGCTGCTGCGCCGCGGCGACAAGCCCGGGTTCGTGGTCGAGGACATGACCGACGTCGACCGCTTCGCCCCGACCGGGGTCGAACTGACCGGTGAGGCGCTCTACCTGGTCGAGGGCCTCGACCACGGGGACGACTTCGAGAACGCCTCACCCGCGGAGGCGCTCGCCGAGCTCACCACCCGCGGGCGCACCCCGCTGCTGCTGAGCGAGGGCATCCACTGGGTGCTCCAACAGCCGGAGGCGCTCGAGCGCAACCACTGCTTCATGACCATCGGCTCCCGCATGACGACGGCGACCGGGAAGCTCGACTCCCGCACGCCGGCGCTGTGGATCAGCAATGGCACCGGACGCGACGGGAAGGAGCGCAAGGACTCACCGAAGCTCGGCTGGTGCTGGTGGAACAACCGCCACACCTGGCTCGGCATCGCTTCAGCAGCGGGGCGCTCGGGCGGCTGA
- a CDS encoding DUF1990 domain-containing protein yields MTSTAAPTWWEDHQAFLREAAAADPSYEDPLLSDDILALLDEVEGEFAETGAGTPGWEDPHLRADGGTRGSRDEEYSRCLEPGKYRILWTRAEAWIRVLTARGWAEAVSVEDGGQLEWASPPFVSPHRATVLHPLRRDAEPLVLARTAPDDATGSTDLRGEDAEVPGLVVGFGDPPLPVNTTPDCGCDACDSGSGDLLEDLDRTILSIVDGSFEVVATAEGTSRRTSFGAEEDGPGGGDPVSVRVTAGPWAEGWIPRPMRATSDPLESAWADEMLREAWPTRLLDAVIHALPPPCAARIDRLRPGHSVSVTSSLYIRYAPETTAPLDALETVPAGYRRLHRSAVVTGTSFEEAATAVLTWTLQHRAGMGVIASQSPVEVGTEARLRLGIAPFTITAPCRVLQVIDEPDRQGFTYGTLPGHPESGIEQFTVTRTATGLVRVHLDAVSRPATWYARFGAPITRIAQEIATRRYLRALSTPPAR; encoded by the coding sequence ATGACCTCGACCGCTGCACCCACGTGGTGGGAGGACCATCAGGCGTTCCTGCGCGAGGCCGCCGCCGCGGATCCCTCCTACGAGGATCCGTTGCTGTCCGACGACATCCTTGCTCTGCTCGACGAGGTCGAGGGCGAGTTCGCCGAGACCGGCGCCGGCACCCCTGGTTGGGAGGACCCACACCTCCGAGCAGACGGCGGGACCCGCGGCAGCCGCGACGAGGAGTACAGCCGCTGCCTCGAACCCGGCAAGTACCGGATCCTGTGGACCCGCGCCGAGGCGTGGATCCGCGTGCTCACCGCTCGCGGCTGGGCCGAGGCGGTCAGCGTCGAGGACGGTGGACAGCTCGAGTGGGCCTCGCCGCCGTTCGTGTCACCCCATCGCGCCACCGTGCTGCACCCCCTCCGGCGGGACGCAGAGCCCCTCGTGCTCGCCCGGACAGCTCCGGACGATGCGACCGGCAGCACGGATCTCCGCGGCGAGGACGCTGAGGTCCCGGGCCTCGTCGTCGGTTTCGGTGATCCCCCGCTGCCGGTGAACACCACGCCGGACTGCGGGTGCGACGCCTGCGATTCCGGTTCCGGTGATCTGCTCGAGGACCTCGACCGGACGATCCTCTCGATCGTCGACGGCTCCTTCGAGGTCGTCGCGACGGCAGAGGGCACCTCGCGACGCACGTCCTTCGGTGCCGAGGAGGACGGACCCGGCGGAGGTGACCCGGTGTCCGTACGAGTCACTGCCGGGCCCTGGGCGGAGGGCTGGATCCCGCGACCGATGCGCGCGACGAGCGACCCGCTGGAGTCCGCCTGGGCCGACGAGATGCTGCGCGAGGCGTGGCCCACGCGCCTGCTCGATGCCGTCATCCACGCCCTCCCGCCGCCGTGCGCCGCCCGGATCGACCGCCTCCGCCCCGGGCACTCTGTGTCGGTGACCTCGAGCCTGTACATCCGCTACGCCCCGGAGACCACGGCACCGCTCGACGCCCTGGAGACCGTGCCCGCCGGGTACCGCCGCCTCCACCGCAGCGCCGTGGTCACGGGCACGAGCTTCGAGGAAGCCGCCACCGCGGTGCTGACCTGGACGCTGCAGCATCGCGCGGGCATGGGAGTCATCGCGTCGCAGTCCCCGGTCGAAGTGGGCACGGAAGCACGACTGCGACTGGGCATCGCCCCGTTCACGATCACCGCCCCGTGCCGGGTGCTGCAGGTGATCGACGAGCCGGACCGGCAGGGTTTCACCTACGGCACCCTGCCCGGGCATCCGGAGTCCGGGATCGAGCAGTTCACGGTGACCCGCACCGCGACCGGGCTCGTGCGCGTCCACCTCGACGCCGTCTCCCGTCCCGCCACCTGGTACGCCCGTTTCGGCGCGCCTATCACCCGGATCGCCCAGGAGATCGCCACCCGCCGCTACCTCCGCGCCCTGTCCACGCCGCCCGCTCGATGA
- a CDS encoding dihydrodipicolinate synthase family protein, with the protein MFTGLSAFPLTPLRDDQVDLAAYGRLIDRLVAADVDSISALGSTGSYAYLDRAERREVAAATVEHAGRVPVLIGVGALRTSQVRALAADAQEVGADAVLLAPVSYQALTEDDVAGLYEDVTAELSVPLVVYDNPGTTHFTFTLDLYAHIASLPHVEAIKIPPTAGSVAEVRERVQEIRAVIPEQVRLGISGDGFAATGLLAGCDAWFSVLGGTLPHAMAEIARPALAGDDAALAESERLAPLWELFSEFGSLRVTAAIAEHLGQVDAPCLPRPLLRLTGAARDRVRAAVEELGLRD; encoded by the coding sequence ATGTTCACCGGCCTCAGCGCCTTCCCGCTCACCCCGCTGCGCGACGACCAGGTCGATCTCGCCGCCTACGGGCGGCTGATCGATCGCCTGGTCGCCGCCGACGTCGACTCGATCAGCGCGCTCGGCTCTACCGGCTCCTACGCCTATCTCGACCGGGCCGAACGACGGGAAGTGGCCGCCGCGACCGTCGAGCACGCGGGCCGGGTCCCGGTGCTCATCGGCGTCGGCGCCCTGCGCACCTCGCAGGTGCGAGCGCTGGCCGCCGACGCCCAGGAGGTCGGTGCCGACGCCGTGCTGCTCGCTCCGGTCAGTTACCAGGCGCTCACCGAGGACGATGTTGCCGGCCTCTACGAGGACGTCACCGCCGAGCTCTCGGTGCCCCTGGTCGTCTACGACAATCCCGGCACCACGCACTTCACGTTCACCCTCGACCTCTACGCGCACATCGCCTCGCTCCCGCACGTCGAGGCGATCAAGATCCCCCCGACCGCCGGCAGCGTGGCCGAGGTGCGCGAGCGGGTCCAGGAGATCCGCGCCGTGATCCCCGAGCAGGTGCGGCTCGGCATCTCCGGAGACGGCTTCGCAGCGACCGGACTCCTGGCCGGCTGTGACGCCTGGTTCAGCGTGCTCGGCGGTACCCTCCCGCACGCCATGGCCGAGATCGCCCGGCCGGCGCTGGCCGGGGACGACGCGGCGCTCGCCGAGTCCGAGCGCCTGGCGCCGCTATGGGAGCTCTTCTCCGAGTTCGGCAGCCTGCGCGTCACCGCCGCGATCGCCGAGCACCTCGGCCAGGTCGACGCACCCTGCCTGCCGCGACCGCTGCTCCGCCTCACCGGAGCCGCCCGCGACCGGGTGCGAGCGGCGGTCGAGGAACTGGGGCTGAGGGACTGA
- a CDS encoding SDR family NAD(P)-dependent oxidoreductase — protein MTSAPTPQSLFGLDGRTALVTGGSSGIGRAIAIALAGAGARVLIAARTEATITATVETILADGGTADGIRADLSTRAGSHALAETAGDVDILVSSAGINLRPPLAELDEDTWDATMAVNLEAPFVLGQRLAPAMAARGFGRLIHLSSQQAHRPFADSGAYGVSKAAVEALARSQAEAWSPRGVTANVLVPGFVQTALNRRLSADPARVEALAARTLSGRNGEPEDFAGAAVFLASPASAYVTGQSIAVDGGFSVH, from the coding sequence ATGACCTCCGCGCCCACTCCTCAGTCCCTTTTCGGCCTGGACGGGCGCACCGCCCTGGTCACCGGGGGAAGCTCCGGTATCGGCCGGGCGATCGCGATCGCCCTCGCAGGAGCCGGGGCACGGGTGCTGATCGCCGCCCGCACCGAGGCGACGATCACCGCGACCGTCGAGACGATCCTGGCCGACGGCGGCACTGCCGACGGGATCCGGGCCGACCTCTCCACCCGGGCCGGTTCTCACGCCCTCGCCGAGACCGCTGGGGACGTGGACATCCTGGTCAGCAGCGCAGGGATCAACCTGCGGCCGCCGCTGGCGGAACTGGACGAGGACACCTGGGACGCCACCATGGCGGTGAACCTGGAAGCGCCGTTCGTGCTCGGTCAGCGTCTGGCGCCGGCGATGGCGGCGCGCGGCTTCGGCCGACTCATCCACCTCAGTTCGCAGCAGGCGCATCGACCTTTCGCCGACAGCGGCGCCTACGGGGTCTCGAAGGCCGCGGTGGAGGCGCTGGCCCGTTCACAGGCGGAAGCCTGGTCGCCGCGAGGCGTGACCGCGAACGTGCTGGTCCCGGGGTTCGTGCAGACCGCACTGAATCGTCGGCTCAGCGCAGATCCGGCCCGGGTCGAAGCACTCGCCGCGCGCACGCTCTCCGGCCGCAACGGAGAGCCGGAGGACTTCGCAGGCGCTGCGGTGTTCCTCGCGAGCCCGGCCTCCGCGTACGTCACCGGGCAGTCGATCGCGGTCGACGGCGGTTTCTCGGTGCACTGA
- a CDS encoding carbon starvation CstA family protein, whose amino-acid sequence MNSLILAVVGVGMMIAGYLLYSRFLARRVYKLDAAFRTPSHELSDGVDYVPTNKFILWGHHFTSVAGAAPIVGPAVAVIWGWLPAFLWVTLGTVFFAGMHDLGALWASVRNRGQSIGALSARYIGKRGSRLFLVVIFLLLLMVNAAFAVVIAGLLVSTPTAVIPTWGALVVAVLIGQAIYRLKWNLPLVSVVGVAALYGLILLGDRLPVVLPDSVLGLSPEAFWIIVLFIYAAIASTLPVWVLLQPRDYINGLQLFIGLGLLYGSVLIFRPEIVAPSFNTNVPEGTPGLMPLLFVTIACGAISGFHGIVSSGTSAKQLDKETDARFVGYFGAVGEGLLALGAIIATTAGFRTLADWEEVYSAFNEGGVAAFVTGGGSILNQGLGIPTSLSATILATMAVLFAATTMDTGVRLQRFVVQEIGDVIGVKLGTIVATAIVLVVCLALTFSAGADGSGGMLIWPLFGTTNQIMAGLTLAILAVMLMRKRRPVLPIMIPLVFVLFISVYALIIQLGGFIAEGNWLLLVLDVIILIAAVWVIVESAVALNRARHAEPEPDDEDERDSVNAGGSSQE is encoded by the coding sequence GTGAACTCCCTGATCCTCGCAGTGGTCGGCGTCGGCATGATGATCGCCGGCTACCTGCTCTACAGCCGCTTCCTCGCCCGGCGCGTGTACAAGCTCGACGCCGCCTTCCGCACCCCATCCCATGAGCTCAGCGACGGCGTCGACTACGTCCCCACCAACAAGTTCATCCTGTGGGGACACCATTTCACCTCGGTGGCCGGCGCCGCGCCCATCGTCGGCCCCGCCGTCGCGGTGATCTGGGGCTGGCTGCCCGCCTTCCTCTGGGTCACGCTCGGCACCGTCTTCTTCGCCGGCATGCACGATCTCGGCGCCCTGTGGGCCTCGGTGCGCAACCGCGGCCAGTCCATCGGCGCGCTGTCGGCCCGCTACATCGGCAAGCGCGGCAGCCGGCTGTTCCTGGTGGTCATCTTCCTGCTGCTGCTCATGGTCAATGCCGCCTTCGCCGTGGTGATCGCCGGACTGCTGGTCTCCACCCCCACGGCCGTCATCCCCACCTGGGGCGCACTCGTGGTGGCCGTGCTCATCGGTCAGGCGATATACCGCCTGAAGTGGAACCTGCCCCTGGTCTCGGTCGTCGGCGTCGCAGCCCTGTACGGGCTGATCCTGCTCGGCGACCGCCTCCCGGTGGTGCTGCCGGACTCGGTGCTGGGGCTGTCCCCGGAGGCGTTCTGGATCATCGTGCTGTTCATCTATGCCGCGATCGCCTCGACGCTGCCGGTGTGGGTGCTGCTGCAGCCGCGCGACTACATCAACGGCCTGCAGCTGTTCATCGGCCTGGGCCTGCTGTACGGCTCGGTGCTGATCTTCCGGCCCGAGATCGTCGCCCCGTCGTTCAACACGAACGTGCCCGAGGGGACGCCGGGTCTGATGCCGCTGCTGTTCGTGACCATCGCCTGCGGCGCCATCTCCGGCTTCCACGGCATCGTCTCCTCCGGCACCTCCGCCAAGCAGCTGGACAAGGAGACCGATGCCCGCTTCGTCGGCTACTTCGGCGCCGTCGGCGAGGGGCTGCTGGCCCTCGGCGCGATCATCGCCACCACCGCCGGGTTCCGCACCCTGGCCGACTGGGAGGAGGTCTACAGCGCCTTCAACGAGGGCGGCGTCGCGGCCTTCGTGACCGGCGGCGGGTCGATCCTCAACCAGGGCCTGGGGATCCCAACCTCGCTGTCGGCGACCATCCTGGCCACCATGGCGGTGCTGTTCGCGGCCACCACCATGGACACCGGCGTGCGCCTGCAGCGCTTCGTGGTCCAGGAGATCGGCGACGTGATCGGCGTGAAGCTCGGCACCATCGTGGCCACGGCGATCGTGCTGGTGGTGTGCCTGGCGCTCACGTTCAGCGCAGGGGCCGACGGCTCCGGCGGCATGCTCATCTGGCCGCTGTTCGGCACCACGAACCAGATCATGGCGGGATTGACCCTGGCGATCCTCGCGGTGATGCTGATGCGCAAGCGCCGCCCCGTGCTGCCGATCATGATCCCGCTGGTGTTCGTGCTGTTCATCAGCGTGTACGCCCTGATCATCCAGCTCGGCGGGTTCATCGCCGAGGGCAACTGGCTGCTGCTGGTGCTGGACGTGATCATCCTGATCGCCGCGGTCTGGGTGATCGTCGAATCCGCGGTCGCACTGAATCGTGCCCGTCATGCCGAGCCCGAGCCCGACGACGAGGACGAGCGCGACTCGGTGAACGCCGGCGGGAGCTCCCAGGAGTGA
- a CDS encoding cory-CC-star protein: MSPAPQRRPAGGFPDDLTDGAVSRPVGSDGAVSRPDGSEGATHDGAAPRTVAPDGAAPTGGAPRAEASRPGLRERWRAFSAGLHEFYVGPYRRTFAKAQRDEDDLFRMLVMSEMLGVPNPASYYTIELLPVLYDGFHDWHRRMGMERSPLENYRCC, encoded by the coding sequence GTGAGCCCCGCCCCTCAGCGCCGCCCCGCCGGCGGGTTCCCGGACGACCTGACCGACGGGGCGGTTTCCCGCCCGGTCGGCTCCGACGGGGCGGTTTCCCGCCCGGACGGCTCCGAGGGGGCGACGCACGACGGAGCCGCGCCGCGCACCGTGGCTCCCGACGGGGCGGCTCCCACCGGGGGAGCGCCCCGAGCGGAGGCTTCCCGCCCCGGCCTCCGCGAACGCTGGCGGGCGTTCAGCGCGGGCCTGCACGAGTTCTACGTCGGCCCCTACCGGCGCACGTTCGCCAAGGCCCAGCGGGACGAGGACGACCTGTTCCGGATGCTGGTGATGAGCGAGATGCTCGGAGTGCCCAACCCCGCCTCCTACTACACGATCGAGCTGCTGCCGGTGCTCTACGACGGCTTCCACGACTGGCACCGCCGCATGGGCATGGAGCGCTCGCCCCTGGAGAACTACCGATGCTGCTGA